Within Saccharomonospora cyanea NA-134, the genomic segment CTGCCCCTGCCGCCGAGGGTGCTCGTGGCCGCCTGGGAGGCGGGGGTACCGGGGATGTCACTGTGGCCTGGCGGTGACGCCGTGCACGCGCCCACGCCGCTGGCCCCGCCGAAGGCGCCTCGCGGGCGCTCGCTGTCGGTGACGGTGCACGACACCGTGCCCTGGTCGCATCCGGAGACCCTCACTCCCCGGGGAGTGAGCTGGCACCGGCGGATGGTCGCGAGAGCGGCGCGGCGGGCGGACACCCTCGTGGTGCCCACCGAGGCCGTCGCCCGCGACCTGGCGCGACGGGTCGCGGTGCGGGTGCCCACCCGCGTGGCCGCGCACGGCGTCACCGACCTCGGGCCGCCCACGCCCGTGCCCGGCCTGCCCGACCGCTACGTGCTGGCCGTGGGCACCGTGGAGCCGCGCAAGGGAGTGGACGTGCTGGTGGAGGCCGTGGCCGAGTTGTCGCGCTCGGGCGGGCCCGTCGACGTGGTTGACGTGCCACTGGTACTCGTGGGCCAACCCGGCTGGGGTGGTCTGGACCCCGTCCGGATCGCCGCGGGTCACGGGCTCGCCGGAAGCCGGGTCCGGATGCTCGGCAGGGTCGCCGACGGTGAGCTGGCGACCGTGTTGCGGAATGCGAGCGTCCTCGCCGTGCCGAGTCTCGCGGAGGGGTTCGGGCTGCCGGTGCTGGAGGCGATGGCGGCGGGCGTTCCCGTGGTCCACAGCGACGACCCCGCGCTGGTCGAGGTGTCGGCGGGCGCGGCGGTNNNNNNNNNNNNNNNNNNNNNNNNNNNNNNNNNNNNNNNNNNNNNNNNNNNNNNNNNNNNNNNNNNNNNNNNNNNNNNNNNNNNNNNNNNNNNNNNNNNNCGGCGGGTGCTCTCCGACCGGGCCCTCGCCGCGCGCCTCGCCGAGGACGGTGTGAGGAGGGCGGCCGAGTTCACGTGGGCCTCGGCCGCGGAAGCGGTCTGGGCCAGTCACGCCACGTAACGTGGGCAACGGTTTGCCGGATCCGGGCCAACGTCACTCCGACGGGTCGTAGGCTGCACGGGTGCCCGAACCGCGTGTGTTGATCGACGCCACGGCCGTGCCTCCCGACCGTGGAGGAGTGGGCCGGTACGTCGATTCCCTCGTCGCGGCGCTCGACGAGAACGGCGCCCGCCTGACCGTGGTCTGCCAGGCACGGGACGCGCAGTTGTACTCGCGGCTCGCGCCGCGGGCGCGCATCGTGCACACCGCCCAGTCCACGGCCACCCGCACCGCGCGGCTCACGTGGGAGCAGACCACTCTGCCGGGGCTGGCCCACAGACTCGCGGTCGACGTCGTGCACTCCCCGCACTACACGATGCCGCTGGCCAGCCGCGCGGCGTCCGTCGTGACCCTGCACGATGCCACGTTCTTCACCGACGCCGTTCTGCACTCGTCGGTGAAGGCGCGCTTCTTCCGGGCGTGGACCGTGACGGCGCTGCGCAGGGCGTCGTTGTGCGTGGTGCCCAGCCTCGCCACGGCTGACGAGCTGCGTCGGGTCACGCGCGTCCGGGGCGCGGAACTCCACGTGATCCGGCACGGCGTCGACGTCAACCGCTTCCACCCGCCGACGCCGGAGGAGGTCCAGGCCGCGCGCGACGCGGTGGGCCTCGGCACGACACCGTACGTCGCGTTCCTCGGAGCTCTGGAACCCCGCAAGAACGTGCCCGCGTTGATCAGGGGTTTCTCCCTCGCGGTCGCCGACCGGCCCGATCCTCCCGCGCTGGTGCTGGCCGGACAGCCCGGGTGGGACTCGCAGGTCGAGAGCGCGCTGGCCGACGCGCCGCTACGGTTGCGCGTGATCCGGGCGGGATACCTGCCCTTCGACACGCTCGCCGGGTTCCTGGGTGGTGCCGAGCTGGTGGCGTACCCGAGTCTGGGCGAGGGATTCGGACTGCCGGTGCTGGAGGCGATGGCCTCGGGCGCGTGCGTGCTCACCACCCGGCGCCTGGCGTTGCCCGAGGTCGGGGGTGACGCGGTGGCGTACTGCGGGGTCGGCGCGGGTGACGTCGCCGCGGCGCTGCGGGAGTTGCTCGACGACCCGGCGCGGCGTGCCGAGCTCGCGCAGGCCGCGCTGCGGAGGGCGAAGGAGTTCTCCTGGTCCGTCAGCGCCGAGGCACACCGCGAGGCGTACGAGCGCGCGTGGCACCGCCACCGGCGTCGGAGGGCGTGAGTCGGGGCGGAAGTGACCCGAGGAGGGTCCGACCGGACCGACACCGTTGTCGTGTGTCGTGGTCGGACGTCGTGGTCGAACATCGACCCTCACGGCGTCCTCCGCCTCGACGCCGTGAGGGTGTGAGCCGTCGACGCGTTCTCATCGAGGCCGGGCCGAGTCACCTTCTGCCGTGGTCGCACCGAGTATGCGGAGCGCACTGGTGCGAAGCGCGTCCGCCGCCTCCTGGTCGGACATCCGACCGGCGTTCTCTTCCTCAGCCGCGGTGTGGGCGAGCCCGATGGTGACGGCGGTCAGCCAGTCGGGTGGGAGCCGGGCGTCGAACTCCCCGGTTCGCTGGCCGCGTTGAATCACCCGCCTGATCCGGTCGGCGACGGACGTGTGCCGATCGTGGTCGGCCTGCGGGCTCACCGGCAGCGCGCTGGCTTTCTGTAGCAGTGCGGAGTAGCGCTGGGCTGCCTGCCTGCCCGTGTCGAGCAGGCGTAGCAGGGCGTCCGCGGCCGGTCGGGTGTCGAGTTCGGCGGCGTCCATCGCGGCGACCACCTCCTCGGTGATCCGGTCGACGGTCGCCAGCAGCAGGTGTTCCCGGGAGGGGAAGTGGGCGTAGACGGTCTGGCGTGTCACGCCCGCGGCGGTGGCGATCGTTTCCAGGCCGGCATCGGGCCGGGCGTTGAGGATCCGGACGGCGGCGTCCAGGATGGCGGCCTTGCTGCGGCGGGCGTCGGCGCGCCGGTTGCGGGCCGGGGACGAAGACATTTCTTACACCTTGTCAGAGTTGTCGGCTCGTTATATCTTACAGAGTGTCAAAGTTATTGCGAGCCAACTGGCGGTAGCCTCATGCGCCCACTCACCGACATCGGCCCGAAGCAGTTCATCGCCGACTTCTTCACCTCCTTCACCGAGGAGCTGTTGCGGAGCGACGAGGATCCGGCGCTGATCTTCGACCGGTACCACACCCCTGACGTCGTCCAGGTCGCCGACGGGCACCGGATGGACCGCGACAAGCTCATCGCGCACACCCGCCCGGTACGCAAGAACCGCCCGAGCAGCCGGATGGACGTACACGAGGCCGTCGCGAGCGGCGACCGGATAGCCGCCCGCTACACCCTGCACGTACGGCAGCGCGGTAAGGACCTCGCGATCGAGGTCTGCTTCTTCGGTCGGTTCGCCACCGACGGACGGATGCGGGAAGCGCACATGCTCACCCGCACCGTTCCCGCCACCGCTGGCGCAGGCCCGAAGCCGGTGTCCGGTGCGCCCGAAGGGAAGGACACGTCGTCATGATCCAGAGCGACTACCCGGTCGACGGCATGGTCTGCGGACACTGCGCGGCCTTCGTCACCGAGGAGATCGAGCGCATCGCCGGAGTCACCGCCGTGACGGTGGACGTCGGGAACGGCAGGGTGTCGGTGACCAGCGACACGGAACTCGACACCTCGGACGTACGCGCCGCGGTCGAGGAGGCGGGCTACGAGCTCGCCGACGTTGACGGGTGAGCGAGGCCGGCGGCGCGAAAGCCTCGATGCCATGTCCGCGCGTCCTTCCCGGTCTCCCGGCTTCGGAGGGCGTGGGAATCCCGGTGGCGGCGCGCGGTGCACAATGACGGCGTGACGGAGCCGAAGAAGTACGGTGACGCGGTCGCCGTGGTGACAGTGACCTACTCGCCGGGCAAGACCCTGGACCGCTTCCTCGACACGCTGGAGAAGGCCACCGAACGCGACGTCTCGGTGGTGCTCGCCGACAACGGGTCCGTCGACGGCGTGCCCGAGAGGGCGGCGGCCGAGCGCGCGGGCGTCCACTTCGTCCCCACGGGCGGCAACCTCGGCTACGGCGGTGGGGTCAACGCCGGTGTCGCCACTCTCGGCGACGAGGTGGGCTGGATCGTCGTGGCGAACCCCGACCTCGAATGGGACCCGGGCTCGCTGGACGCTTTGCTGGAGGTCGCCGAGCGCTGGCCGAGGGGAGGAGCGTTCGGTCCGCTGATCCGTGAGCCGGACGGGTCGGTGTACCCGTCGGCGCGGCTGCTCCCGTCACTGGGCCGCGGCATCGGGCACGCCGTGTTCGGCAAGATCTGGCCCGGCAACCCCTGGACCCGCTCGTACCGGCAGGAGAAGGCGGCCCCCACCGAGCGCACCGCCGGCTGGCTCTCCGGTTCGTGCCTGCTGCTGCGCAGGTCGGCGTTCGACTCCGTCGCGGGCTTCGACTCCCGCTACTTCATGTACTTCGAGGACGTCGACCTCGGCGACCGGCTCGGCCGGGCCGGATGGCTCAACGTCTACGCGCCGTCGGCGAGCGTCATGCACATCGGCGGGGTGTCCACGGCCAAGGCGTCGAAGCGCATGCTCGCGGCACACCACGACAGCGCGTACCGCTACCTCTCCGACCGGCACATCGGGCTCGTGTGGAAGCCGGTGCTCGCGGCCGTCAAGCTGGGACTCGCGGTGCGGTTGAAGTTCGAGACCCGCGGGGCCTGAGTCGGAAGGGCGCTCGTCAGAGCCCTTCGAGCCTGCGGGCGACGTACGACTGGTTCTGCGTCGTCTTGGTGGTGGGCACCAATCCGCCGCCGTCGAGGGAGCCGGAGTCGCTGCCCGCCCCGGTGCGGGAGTCGGCCCGTGCGCCGCCCTCGGCCTGCGGTATCTGCACGGGCTGGGTGACGTCCGGCTGGTCCGACAGCGGTGCCTTCATCGGTGTCGTCGGCATCGCCTCGGCAAGATGCGACTCCCGGCCGACGTCGTTGGCCTCGATCATCGACGACGGCAGTTTCGTGGTGGTGTTCGGGTCTTCCTCGGCGTCGATGCGCCGCACCACCGACCGCGGGATCTGCTGTGTGTTCGCGGAGTCCATCGGCGATGTCATGTTGTCCGGCGTCACGACGCCTTCGCGTGCTCCTGCGCGGGCGAGCACGGCGTCCGCGCGGTCGCGGGGATCCATGTCCTCGCACCCCCATACCCTCACCGATGGCCCTCTCTGCATGGGGCCGCCGCCTTCGGCCTCTAGGGTAGGCCCTCTGACGCCCGCCCGTCGAAGGGTTGGGTGTGCTTCGTCGTCAGGTCGATGATGTAGGTATGGGAGGGGTCTGCGCGACATGACGTCCGTGTCGGGTGCTGATGCCGTGATCCTCGTCGGTGGCAAGGGGACGCGGCTGCGTCCGCTCACCCTGTCGGCACCCAAGCCGATGCTGCCCACCGCGGGGGTTCCGTTCCTGTCGCATGTGCTCTCGCGCGTCCGCGCCGCGGGAATCACGCACGTGGTGCTCGGGACGTCCTACCGCGCGGAGGTGTTCGAGCAGCACTTCGGCGACGGTTCGGCGATCGGTCTCGACATCGAGTACGTGGTGGAGTCCGAGCCGCTCGACACGGGTGGTGCCATCCGCAACGTCGCGGACCGGTTGCGGGGCGACGACGCGGTGGTGTTCAACGGCGACATCCTCGCGGGGGCCGACCTCGGTGCACTGGTGGCCGCCCACCGGAGGGCGGAGGCGGACGTCACCCTGCACCTGCAGCGGGTCGAGGACCCGTCGCGGTTCGGCTCCGTGCCCACCGACGCCGACGGCCGCGTCACCGCGTTTTTGGAGAAGACGCCGAACCCGCCCACCGACCAGATCAACGCGGGCTGCTACGTGTTCCGCCGCTCGGTGATCGAGGAGATCCCGGCGGGCCGCCCCGTGTCGGTGGAGCGGGAGACGTTCCCCGGACTGCTGGAGCGGGGCAGGCACGTGCACGGGTTCGTGGACGATTCGTACTGGCTCGATGTCGGAACCCCGGAGGCGTTCGTGCGGGGCTCGGCCGATCTCGTCACGGGCCTCGCCCCGTCCGCCGCTCTGCCCGGCCCGGCTGGGGAACGGCTGCTGCTCGACGGCGCGGTGGTCGCCGACGAAGCCGAGGTGACCGGCGGGTCCACCGTGGGCGCAGGGGCGTACGTGGCGTCGGGCGCGCGCGTCCGGGGGTCGGTGCTGTTCGACGGCGCGGTGGTCGCCGAGGGGGCCGTGGTGGAACGCTCCGTGCTCGGGGCGGGAGCCCGCGTCGGCAAGGGCGCGGTGCTGCGGGGCGTGGTGCTCGGCGACCGGGCCTCGGTGGGCGCCGAGTGCGAGTTGCTCGACGGGGCCCGCGTATGGCCGGACGTCGAACTGGCCGACTCCGCGATCCGGTTCTCCAGCGATGCCTGAGCTCTCCCGCCGCTGGCGCCCGCCCTTCCCGCTCGACGTCGAGGGCGTGCTCGCGCCCTTGCGTCGCGGTCGGGGTGATGTGTGCCTGCGGCACGACGGCGGCGGGCGGACGTGGCTCACCGCCAACACGGCCGACGGGCCCGGCACGCTCGTCTTCCGCGTGTGCGGGGACAGCACAGTGGAGGCGCGGGCGTGGGGTGCCGGCGCGGAGGCGCTCCTCGACGGGGTGCCCGACCTGCTCGGGGCCGCCGACGACGACACCGGCTTCGTCGCCCACCACGACGCCGTCGCCCGCGCCCGGCGACGGTTGCCGCTGCTGCGCCTGACCCGTACCGGCCGGGTGTGGGACGTGCTCGTGCCCGCCGTGCTGGAGCAGAGGGTGACGACCCACGAGGCGCGCCGGTCGTGGCGGGAGCTGTGCCGCTGGTTCGGTGAACCGGCACCGGGCCCCGCGCCGTCAGGGCTGCGGGTGCCTCCGACCCCCGCTGCGATCCGGTCCCTCACCGAGTGGCAGTGGCACC encodes:
- a CDS encoding glycosyltransferase family 4 protein, which codes for MPELVVVAEQLLAPVPGGTGRYTAQLLRALAATAPRGWTVSSVVARHAEVEVARVDGVAGPRVLPLPPRVLVAAWEAGVPGMSLWPGGDAVHAPTPLAPPKAPRGRSLSVTVHDTVPWSHPETLTPRGVSWHRRMVARAARRADTLVVPTEAVARDLARRVAVRVPTRVAAHGVTDLGPPTPVPGLPDRYVLAVGTVEPRKGVDVLVEAVAELSRSGGPVDVVDVPLVLVGQPGWGGLDPVRIAAGHGLAGSRVRMLGRVADGELATVLRNASVLAVPSLAEGFGLPVLEAMAAGVPVVHSDDPALVEVSAGAAV
- a CDS encoding glycosyltransferase family 4 protein — translated: MPEPRVLIDATAVPPDRGGVGRYVDSLVAALDENGARLTVVCQARDAQLYSRLAPRARIVHTAQSTATRTARLTWEQTTLPGLAHRLAVDVVHSPHYTMPLASRAASVVTLHDATFFTDAVLHSSVKARFFRAWTVTALRRASLCVVPSLATADELRRVTRVRGAELHVIRHGVDVNRFHPPTPEEVQAARDAVGLGTTPYVAFLGALEPRKNVPALIRGFSLAVADRPDPPALVLAGQPGWDSQVESALADAPLRLRVIRAGYLPFDTLAGFLGGAELVAYPSLGEGFGLPVLEAMASGACVLTTRRLALPEVGGDAVAYCGVGAGDVAAALRELLDDPARRAELAQAALRRAKEFSWSVSAEAHREAYERAWHRHRRRRA
- a CDS encoding TetR/AcrR family transcriptional regulator yields the protein MSSSPARNRRADARRSKAAILDAAVRILNARPDAGLETIATAAGVTRQTVYAHFPSREHLLLATVDRITEEVVAAMDAAELDTRPAADALLRLLDTGRQAAQRYSALLQKASALPVSPQADHDRHTSVADRIRRVIQRGQRTGEFDARLPPDWLTAVTIGLAHTAAEEENAGRMSDQEAADALRTSALRILGATTAEGDSARPR
- a CDS encoding nuclear transport factor 2 family protein, producing MRPLTDIGPKQFIADFFTSFTEELLRSDEDPALIFDRYHTPDVVQVADGHRMDRDKLIAHTRPVRKNRPSSRMDVHEAVASGDRIAARYTLHVRQRGKDLAIEVCFFGRFATDGRMREAHMLTRTVPATAGAGPKPVSGAPEGKDTSS
- a CDS encoding heavy-metal-associated domain-containing protein, translated to MIQSDYPVDGMVCGHCAAFVTEEIERIAGVTAVTVDVGNGRVSVTSDTELDTSDVRAAVEEAGYELADVDG
- a CDS encoding glycosyltransferase family 2 protein, coding for MHNDGVTEPKKYGDAVAVVTVTYSPGKTLDRFLDTLEKATERDVSVVLADNGSVDGVPERAAAERAGVHFVPTGGNLGYGGGVNAGVATLGDEVGWIVVANPDLEWDPGSLDALLEVAERWPRGGAFGPLIREPDGSVYPSARLLPSLGRGIGHAVFGKIWPGNPWTRSYRQEKAAPTERTAGWLSGSCLLLRRSAFDSVAGFDSRYFMYFEDVDLGDRLGRAGWLNVYAPSASVMHIGGVSTAKASKRMLAAHHDSAYRYLSDRHIGLVWKPVLAAVKLGLAVRLKFETRGA
- the manB gene encoding mannose-1-phosphate guanylyltransferase, with amino-acid sequence MTSVSGADAVILVGGKGTRLRPLTLSAPKPMLPTAGVPFLSHVLSRVRAAGITHVVLGTSYRAEVFEQHFGDGSAIGLDIEYVVESEPLDTGGAIRNVADRLRGDDAVVFNGDILAGADLGALVAAHRRAEADVTLHLQRVEDPSRFGSVPTDADGRVTAFLEKTPNPPTDQINAGCYVFRRSVIEEIPAGRPVSVERETFPGLLERGRHVHGFVDDSYWLDVGTPEAFVRGSADLVTGLAPSAALPGPAGERLLLDGAVVADEAEVTGGSTVGAGAYVASGARVRGSVLFDGAVVAEGAVVERSVLGAGARVGKGAVLRGVVLGDRASVGAECELLDGARVWPDVELADSAIRFSSDA
- a CDS encoding DNA-3-methyladenine glycosylase family protein; this translates as MPELSRRWRPPFPLDVEGVLAPLRRGRGDVCLRHDGGGRTWLTANTADGPGTLVFRVCGDSTVEARAWGAGAEALLDGVPDLLGAADDDTGFVAHHDAVARARRRLPLLRLTRTGRVWDVLVPAVLEQRVTTHEARRSWRELCRWFGEPAPGPAPSGLRVPPTPAAIRSLTEWQWHRAGVDLRRRTTLVAAARVAHRLEEAAALRGERGRALLRKVPGIGVWTAAETAQRAWGDPDAVSFGDLHTPSIVGYALLGRPLDDDGMAEVLEPYAPQRQRAVRYLQAAGQARPRFGPRQPVRDYRAI